Part of the Echeneis naucrates chromosome 1, fEcheNa1.1, whole genome shotgun sequence genome, CCTTACCAAATATCCCAGAAAAAAGGAACATCTTAAAGGCAttcaacattcatttttcaaaataactttTACTTAAAATACTccatagggaaaaaaaaaatacagcactTACGAAAACCTTTCATTCCAATAGATTTGGAATAACCTTTCTACAGTATATGTTGGATTATTTCTGTATAGCAGAAACTGATCTGAAACATCTAACAGCAGTACAGATTGTATTTAAGTTATATGTAGCCCACTGATGCTCAAGATCAGTCCTTTACTTCTTAACTCTGCCAGATTTAGGCCTGTAGCTGTGACTTGGTGCCTCTGGTCCTATCTGGCGGCTTCTGCATTGCCTTTTGCACCAGACGCTTTGACCACACTCAGCGGTTTGTGCAGGGAGGAGCTGGCCCTCTGGGTCACCTCCTGCTCAATCTTGTTCCTGATGGCCACTTCCAGACCCTTTAGGGAGTGGCAGCAGTAACATTAATGTAACCCAGCAGTCCAACTAACATATTCATCATTAATATAAATTTGAAAGATCTTGGGAGAGACAAAATAACTCTTCACTTTTCTTTAACTTGCCCTCacctttttcagtttctgttgctGAACCACTTGAGCCTTCTTGGGTGCGATAATCCTccctttacaaaaaaaatcaaaaaataaataaataaaataaataacaggttAAGAGCCAGACATCGAACATGATACTGCTGAGAAACAAACTAATGGACCTTAAATCTAAATTACAATTTTAGAATAATTACAACTGCGATCTAATATTACAGGTTTTGTGTGTGGTATGTACAAAGACATTTCCTATCAGTATTTTTATCTTCTGGCAATAAACAGCAGTAAAAGTCCGGTACTGATAATGAGGATAAATGTACCCCCAACCTTTTCAGAAATGTGGGACTTTCATTGGGAGCTTCGTGTGACACATAGAAAAacttgacattttcatgaaatgcaaattgttgcatttcatttgtcaCTACAAAATCCCAATAAGTTAAAACATGAGTCATTCCCGCTGTTGGGTTTTATCCACATTACagtcagcagctgtgtttgctGCTGGATGACATTTAGCTCTAAACAGTCGAAGGTAGAAGCTGTTTCCCCGCcggaaataaaaacataaaaaataaataaaaaccttcTTCGCCTTTTCAACGCCTTAGAGAAAGGTAAGTCGTGTTCGTGTCATACCTCCCTTCTTCGgtcctttctgtttgttttgttggtgtttcttTGCGGGTCCAGGCCGCTGAGCTTTAAACTTCTGTTTACCCTGAGCCATTTTTCCTACCCGGAAGCACGCGGTACGACTCTTCTTCTGCTGCCCTTTAAAGGTAGCTCTCATCCTCCTCCGTCACACTTCCGCCACCTACTggcattttgttgttattgttttacataatatttttaattcagctcAATGAAACGGACAAACAAGTCTTTTCACTGTGGTTTTATTCTTCTTACTGTATTGATGTGAAAGAGAAATCTCTTAATTCATGACTGCACTTTACAGCATCATActtgtatacatatatataaaaaaacccAGTTTTGAACCGTATCCACGTTACAAAATTAAACCCAAATCAAGTGATTATCAATAACAACAATATACTTGCACATAGAGAGGCCATCTGAACAACACTCCTTCCATAGAAACTGCAGGCCACACTAATCATTTGATAACACACAAGCACCAgctcagattaatcaaatcattGTGGAAGTAATGGCAAGCAGTGCTGAATTTTGGCACCTGATTACTAGGCATGGGTTGGGCTTCTCCAGTGGATGATGGCTGA contains:
- the c1h19orf53 gene encoding leydig cell tumor 10 kDa protein homolog, which produces MAQGKQKFKAQRPGPAKKHQQNKQKGPKKGGRIIAPKKAQVVQQQKLKKGLEVAIRNKIEQEVTQRASSSLHKPLSVVKASGAKGNAEAAR